In Trichoplusia ni isolate ovarian cell line Hi5 chromosome 2, tn1, whole genome shotgun sequence, the DNA window TGCTGTAGTTGCAAATATTACAGAGGGAATACCAGACCAGTACACCATTAATGCAGGAGTTAAAGGTGCTACGATGGAGCCTATACGGCCCAACATAGAGGAAAAGCCCAAAAACGAATGCCTGTATCTTGTTGGGTATAACTCAGCTGTATACAAATACAATGACGTCATGACAAGACCTATGCAGAACTTGCCtagtaaataaagaattaatgtTACAGTGTACAGACTTTTGGAGACAAAAGCAAACGCTAAACAACAAATGCCACAGACCATGAACCCACAAAACAAAGTGATTCTTCTTCCAATTTTGTCTAAAACCAAGACGGCGGTCCAAAAGCCAGGTATTTCGATTGCAGCTATCAGaatataatttagatatataCTGCCTGTCAAATTGACGGAGTTTATAGATAGaccataataaattaacacagTCGTCATCCACAAGATAGGAGTCGTGCAACACCGCCGCAGTAGTACAGGAGATttgataactttaaaaaataaattttcgtcAGATACACGCCTATTTTCTTCTACTTGTCGCGGTATGAATGTTAGCAAGAAGTTCATGTTTTTATCCgaaataactttattgtttaGCCGCGCTGCATACTGCAGCGTAGCCTTGCCTTCCTCCTGCTTGTCTTTACTGAGTAACCAGCGATGGCTCTCAGAAAGTATCCAGTGGTAAGATACAATTAGGAATACAGGAACGAAAAGCACCAAGGTAAGAGTTCTCCATGGGCGTATAGCATAAGCGAGAAGGCCGAGAATAACTTGCCCCATTGCAAACATACTAGACATAGTGGCGCTTGTTCGAACACGATATTTGGGTCCTACAATTTCTGCAGCAAGTATATAGGCAGCGCTGAAAGAACCTCCGCCGATCGCGGTTTGCATAAATTGCAATGCGGTGTACATCGCAAAGTTTACCGAGAATGCACGAATCAAACCTACCAATGctatgttaaaacaaaagaaaacgatCGACATTCGACGCCCGAAACGGTCTGATATGAACCCAGCGAGCACTAGCGCAACCATTCCTCCGGCACTGTTCAGTGTCCCTGGTAACGCTCGCAACCATTCTTTACATTCTATACCATAATCGTACACAATAGTGTTAGTTCTCTCGTATACGTAGCCGTCGCATGGTACGATCGTATCTCTGTCGAATAGGCTCACAGGACAAAGGTCGCCGGCTGACGCACCGCTGACGTTGTTGGCGGCGAAGCGATAGCAATTATCAAAACCGGAGTCAGTGGTTGGCACGGCGTTTGTTATCCAAGTCGGCGAATACTCTGGTTCTCGTCCATCACATTCTGGTACCGCACACCGAGTGGGGAGGTTGCCGGCGGTGAAGATGTAGTCTCCCGCCATGAACGCACTAACAAGCGCGGGAAATGCCAACAAAGCTATAGTGACGAGTTGGTATTTTCCGAACTGGCCCACTTCACTGTATAACACAGAATCAAACTCCGTGTGACACTCGCTGGCACTCTCTTTCCTCTCCATATTGAGTGATTACTAATACTCTAAATACCATCAATATGATAATCTAAAAGTTCTTTCTGTTTTATATAAGGTGAGATATGATTGTTatcaaaaaagcaaataaacctTATCTACAATCTAATAGGTAGTAAAAATCCTACAGTTTTAGATGTTAGTACGTATCACACGGCCATGCATAATTTGTTTATCAAGGAATAATATAGTGAAAATAATGTCGCTTGAAATGTTCCGCGAACGACACGACTGCACGACTACGCGAGTATCACTTGTCATTCTTACAGAGACAGCCAGTTGTTAATAGAGTAtaacattcaatattatgaaacCTGACGCTCgcgttttaatgtaaaatgcagACGCTACTGATCTACATTGAAGTACTTTGCACCTATTCGATGTTGCATTGTATTGcgatgtttaaataaatgttcgaGGAACGTCAAGgccacatattttattaaaattaattactaacatgatttcgaaatataaaatacacaaatatataataGCATAGTTAACCAAGAAGAACATCAGTAGATTGAGGCTGTAAATTTATCTAATGCTCAGTTAGATTAATCATTATATGTGATAAGCATTGTGAAGAGTTGATAACACTATCGACCAACATTCAACTTGAACATAAGTAGCTCAAGGACGATGGAAGGTATCTATACAGTAACTACGGACGCTGTACattattctaaaaaaactatttctagTGCACAACATAAAACTCACTATCAAAACATTTGTAACGCAACTCCGGGGCTTAGGGCAGAATTGCAGTCCTATGCTCGTGCTTATAAGTACTTTCTTACTTCtcttccaaaaaacaaaatctctaAAGATCAGCCAACTCGGAGAGTTTTCTATGAATATTTTCGATTTGCGCTGGCGCTGGCGTGTCGCGGGGAGATCCGACTGGAGGGGTTATTTGGTACTCCGCCTCGAAAGTGAGCCTTGCGTCCAGGACAGCAGGGTCGAATAGACCGAGGCTGTTTAAGTAGGGCGGGCGCCTGTGTTCAGGGTGCTCAATCATCCAGCGACAGTATTCCTTGACACTCCTGTAAAATAGTAAAGAAGCTCACAGCAAATCATGGTTTTGAAATGATTAATGTACTTAGCTACAGGAGCCTCTCGTAATCATGCAAGGTAAAGTTACCTAAGGTTTGTAATCCCTTCCCATACAGTCTTGAGTGTGACCAGGTCTTTAGGCACGTGGCGCGCAGACCGCCACAGTTTCTTGGTATGGTTCCGCGGCCCGTGGTACTGGTCGAACATCGGCAGGCTCTGGTTGAAGGCTGTAATTTCTGTGGGACGCCGCTCTGCCCGGATGTCTTTTGTAATTTCACGTTGCAAGGTCGAATATCTTGATAGCtagttaaaaagtttttgttttgtataaattataattctatttagGGAAGACCTTTTGCACAGTGGGccacaaaaaagattttttttatgaacttcttaaaaactaaatgtGTCTAGATAGGTTTACTTTTTTTGCTCGTTTCTCTTTCAACATCAGTATTTATATACCTTCCACAAAGGTTTCGTTTAACTGGCCTACTTTTTGGCCATAAAACTGTTGAGTATGCATTTCGCTACAGTAGCTATCGTGATTTCGCTGGCAATCGGACTACTGCACTGCACTGTTTGTTGTGACAACAAATCGATGTTTTAGGCAAGAAGACACTTTTAAAAGTCAAAAGTAAAGCAATATGTAGCAtcagttttacttaaattaaaaatacagtccAGAAAGATGGAAACGTTAATTTACTACACCAATTAGTTATTTAGACATTATAAGCTCGTGAAGgtaaaaatcaaagttaaaataacggtggtgtaaaaaaacttttttgtgtgAACAAAGGGTGACGATTACAACGAACCGGATAGTTTTTTGGAAGGCAACAAAGAGAACAAATCAGAGaagagaaaaaaattaaaaagctatttCTAGCGAGCGGTATAAATATTGACCTAcattaagagaaaatatttactgaTAGTAAAATTACGATTTTTTTGTCGTACATGAACGTTCCTTCATTCTTATCGATGCTTATGCTACACATTAATTGCCgagaaataaacaataaatactttaaatatattacctGTGGATTGCCGGTAACGGTTGCTATTTTATCGTCGACACACGGCAGTTCTCTTGGCACTACTCGGAGACTTCTCGCGACGTGTGTATCGAACTCTATCTGCAAATAGACGACCGGCTATTAATATATGTTTTCGCTATGCGAATTAAGAAGGTTATGATTAATTGACAACATCAAATGACAATCACTATGCAATGTTCTCAAATGTCTATCTAAGTAACGTGTTacgttattataatgttaaatacTTTGTTGGTATGTACTTACGAATGGAAATAGGTACAGTCAGTATCAAATTCATTCACAGCCATAAGTTTTAGAAACGGCAAAAATGAACGAAATGCAATAATTGGTTTTAAAGCCTTATAAAACAATGGCATCTGTAAATATACTCGTAGCTCAGTACTACGTcgaagtattttgtaaatctgaTCGCTTTAATGAACTTTTGACGCTGACTGATATTTTGCCCACTCCGCATTAAACTTGGTCCAAATTAGATAACTATGTTCATTGTATATAATTACTTACTTGAAACAATTCCTTTATAGCTTTCGGTGTAAACAATTTGGACTGTTGATCCCCTCCTAATTGTTTCATGTATTCACAGAACTCGTTTGCAATCTGTACaagttttaacaatttattagaGTCGATGTATACTATACTATAACAGTCGCTGCGTTGCCTGCTGTCCATTACATAACCAATAAATCAGAAGTTGTCATGGtttaattaagtacattttgattaattaatttgtattcagGTAAACCTCATGTAATAAAGTGTCAGTTCATTGTGGTTTTAAACGTACCTACTCTCTTTTCTGGAATTTAGTGTTGTGCGCATGCAGTTTATATGCTATAAACGAATCACAATACAATCTAGGGAGAAGAgccacttaaaaaaacaacattaactattttgttGTTTCTGAATAAGCGTTTCAGATTAATAAACTCTACtggttgaaataaaattgatactCTGCGATAGTATTATGTATCTAATTCCCAAAAAAGGACAGCCATTGATAGTGAAATTTGGATGACTATTGCCCCAAAATTTATACTCGTTTGACGTTGTGTTGaatacaacaatttaaaataaatgcggacataCTTACCAAACAACATCGATGTCACTTTTCAATGGAAAACGAGTTATACCTACTGCTATTTCAAACGTAATTTGTTGGTCTAATTGACAACGTGAGCTGACATAAGTAATTCAAGACTGGTGAACAATGCATCGTAAACAATTCACTGATGTGTGGTGGTCACAACTATAAGTATGCAACTTCATTAGGAAATTTGATCTAGATTATCTCTACAATATTGTTGCTATTGTAAAAGAGAGCGCGCGTTCACGTTCATAACCGTAACAATCTTACTACAGGACGAAATTGTATTAAGTGCTCCGACCCATATCATGGTTCTAAATACCTTAGACTGGGTCAGTGGCTAGTGACTTTGACaactataccggaggtcgtgggttcgattccgacccaggacaaatgtttttatgtttagcacaaacatttgttctgtgtctggatgtaattaatctatattatgtataaatttataaatataaatattatgtaaataataaattatgtaagtatgtttatcagtacTCATAatagctttgtttagtttgatactagatggcgttgtgtgaaagttgtgataccttaatgataattttttgtttgaatggtGAATTAGTTTTGACTCTCATGAAAATaactctaaaataataaacttatactTCACTTACCCTGTCAGTGAGATCATCAGCCTTCTTAACGAGGCTCTTTTCTTCTTCCTTCTCGGGTTTCAAGTAGCGCGTCGCCCACGTTATTTGTT includes these proteins:
- the LOC113508308 gene encoding uncharacterized protein LOC113508308; the encoded protein is MDNIYDEQKRKPRKIYKLKETNHMSEMMRENRKYWAGVFHELDTYTESALDKSKLLAKVLPPDTYERVCETLKIPKTTIEEEEPKPIKVRLPRRRVKEPQISPKKCLHVDRELDSDTDVEFYPSDEEDKPNIYQELLSKPVREQITWATRYLKPEKEEEKSLVKKADDLTDRIANEFCEYMKQLGGDQQSKLFTPKAIKELFQIEFDTHVARSLRVVPRELPCVDDKIATVTGNPQLSRYSTLQREITKDIRAERRPTEITAFNQSLPMFDQYHGPRNHTKKLWRSARHVPKDLVTLKTVWEGITNLRSVKEYCRWMIEHPEHRRPPYLNSLGLFDPAVLDARLTFEAEYQITPPVGSPRDTPAPAQIENIHRKLSELADL
- the LOC113508306 gene encoding organic cation transporter protein-like gives rise to the protein MERKESASECHTEFDSVLYSEVGQFGKYQLVTIALLAFPALVSAFMAGDYIFTAGNLPTRCAVPECDGREPEYSPTWITNAVPTTDSGFDNCYRFAANNVSGASAGDLCPVSLFDRDTIVPCDGYVYERTNTIVYDYGIECKEWLRALPGTLNSAGGMVALVLAGFISDRFGRRMSIVFFCFNIALVGLIRAFSVNFAMYTALQFMQTAIGGGSFSAAYILAAEIVGPKYRVRTSATMSSMFAMGQVILGLLAYAIRPWRTLTLVLFVPVFLIVSYHWILSESHRWLLSKDKQEEGKATLQYAARLNNKVISDKNMNFLLTFIPRQVEENRRVSDENLFFKVIKSPVLLRRCCTTPILWMTTVLIYYGLSINSVNLTGSIYLNYILIAAIEIPGFWTAVLVLDKIGRRITLFCGFMVCGICCLAFAFVSKSLYTVTLILYLLGKFCIGLVMTSLYLYTAELYPTRYRHSFLGFSSMLGRIGSIVAPLTPALMVYWSGIPSVIFATTAILSALLVLSQPETLGLKVPDTIEEAERLGKD